A single region of the Chrysoperla carnea chromosome 5, inChrCarn1.1, whole genome shotgun sequence genome encodes:
- the LOC123300194 gene encoding SET domain-containing protein SmydA-8-like, whose amino-acid sequence MPVTSNICAVCSITAKQRCAGCFNVFYCSRDHQKQHWKIHKSLCRPIKICEDAVLGRYLAATRPIKAGDVVFKESPLVKGPAQITGPICLGCGKEITGPDDSVPCSKCGWPMCKDGDNCENSETHKAECTFTQKRGFKVSIQNFASPHPSYQCLTILRCLYLRDHEPEKWEKLIKLESHNKIRVNTEQYERDCVSAKFIQKFFKLEKEFTEDEILKVAGIVQVNGHEVPLTEPAHIAIYEACSMLEHDCRANCCKSFSSTGDVLVIAGQDIKADEHISICYVDPLWGTANRRHFLLETKYFKCNCARCNDPTEFGTMFNAIKCKEKDCEGYLLPKTFIEQKDTEDEPKWYCSKCFRSQDGASIHKLMDHIGKDLEAMEKGDVESCQKFLEHYGKYLHSNHYYMTDVRLALAQLIGQKTKNGLTEVPDELLDDKAKLCQKVNKLIKILAPAEFRIQGMLLFELHAAVAEIGRRRATKGQVGPETLEAMLLESKNILAEAIELLKHEPDIMPEGKIKLQARKNLADLEKLIRTLHQNVGDMP is encoded by the exons atgcCGGTTACAAGTAATATTTGTGCAGTGTGTTCAATTACAGCGAAACAACGATGTGCCGgttgttttaatgtattttattgttcaCGTGATCATCAAAAACAACATTGGAAAATACATAAAAGCTTATGTAGACCAattaag atttgcGAAGATGCGGTGCTAGGACGATATTTAGCTGCAACTCGTCCCATAAAAGCTGGTGATGTGGTTTTCAAAGAAAGTCCCCTCGTAAAAGGACCTGCTCAAATAACTGGACCAATTTGTTTGGGATGTGGTAAAGAGATTACTGGTCCCGATGATAGTGTTCCATGTTCAAAATGTGGATGGCCAATGTGTAAAGATGGCGATAATTGTGAGAATTCCGAAACACATAAAGCTGAATGTACTTTCACTCAAAAAAGAGGTTTCAAA GTTTCCATACAAAATTTTGCAAGCCCACACCCGAGCTACCAGTGTTTGACTATATTACGTTGTTTATATTTACGAGATCACGAACCAGAGAAGtgggaaaaattgataaagttaGAATCTCATAACAAAATTAGAGTGAATACTGAGCAATATGAACGAGACTGTGTTTCAGCAAAATTTATTCAGAAGTTTTTTAAACTGGAAAAAGAATTTACGGAAgatgaaatattaaaagtagCTGGTATTGTTCAA GTTAACGGACATGAAGTACCCTTAACCGAACCTGCGCATATTGCTATTTATGAAGCGTGTTCCATGCTTGAACATGATTGTCGAGCAAATTgttgtaaaagtttttcatcAACAGGCGATGTTTTAGTAATTGCTGGGCAGGATATAAAAGCGGACGAGCATATAAGTATTTGTTATGTCGATCCGTTATGGGGTACAGCAAATCGGCGGCACTTTTTATTGgaaacgaaatattttaaatgtaattgtgCACGCTGCAATGATCCAACAGAATTCGGAACAATGTTTAACGCGATTAAATGCAAAGAAAA agatTGTGAAGGTTACCTTCTACCAAAAACCTTTATTGAGCAAAAGGATACGGAAGACGAACCGAAATGGTATTGTAGTAAATGTTTCAGATCTCAGGATGGAGCTTCGATTCACAAATTAATGGATCATATTGGGAAAGATTTGGAAGCTATGGAAAAAGGTGATGTGGAATCGTGTCAGAAATTTTTAGAGCATTATGGAAAATATTTGCACAGTAATCATTATTACATGACCGATGTACGGTTGGCGTTGGCTCAATTGATCggccaaaaaacaaaaaatggacTTACTGAAGTACCTGATGAACTATTAGATGACAAAGCTAAACTTTGtcagaaagttaataaattgattaaaattttagcaCCAG CGGAGTTTCGAATTCAAGGTATGCTTCTTTTCGAATTACATGCTGCTGTTGCTGAAATTGGACGAAGGCGTGCAACAAAAGGACAAGTTGGGCCAGAAACACTAGAAGCAATGttattg gaaTCAAAGAACATATTAGCAGAAgctattgaattattaaaacatgAGCCAGATATAATGCCAGAAGGTAAAATTAAGTTACAAGCAAGAAAGAATTTAGCTGATTTGGAGAAATTAATTCGAACATTACATCAAAATGTTGGCGATATGccgtaa